TCAAACACGGAAATACAAAAAATAATTCCAGCCAATATTCAGCTCTATCAGAGCTGGCCTATAAGACCGTGTTCCCAATAGTATCGGAGTGCAGAAAATATTTTTGCAAAGGCACAAAACTATCATCCATTTCATAAACCAGAGGAATTCCAGTTGGTATTTCGTAACTCACAATATCCTCTTCAGAAAGATGATCCAGATATTTAACCAGCCCCCGGAGTGTATTGCCATGAGCTGCAATCAGAATATGCTTACCACTTTTAAGTGCCGGCGATATCTCATTCTGATAATATGGTATAACTCTTTCCATCATAGTTTCCAAACTTTCTGTTAGTGGCAAAAGCGAAGGATCTATAGCTGCATACCTTATATCTTTTAAAGGTGACCGGATGTCCTCTGCTGTTACAGCTGGTGGCTGAACCGTAAAACTTCTTCTCCAGGTAAGCACCTGCTCCGGACTGTATTTTTCTATAGTATCAGCTTTATTAAGGCCCTGTAGAGCTCCATAGTATCGTTCATTGAGTTGCCATGCTTTGACTTCCGGAATCCAGAGTAAGTCCATTGACTCCAGTACAAGA
This portion of the Pedobacter lusitanus genome encodes:
- the gpmA gene encoding 2,3-diphosphoglycerate-dependent phosphoglycerate mutase, giving the protein MNKLVLIRHGQSEWNLENRFTGWQDVDLSEKGKAEAVQAGKLLAQAGFTFDIAYTSMLKRAIKTLHLVLESMDLLWIPEVKAWQLNERYYGALQGLNKADTIEKYSPEQVLTWRRSFTVQPPAVTAEDIRSPLKDIRYAAIDPSLLPLTESLETMMERVIPYYQNEISPALKSGKHILIAAHGNTLRGLVKYLDHLSEEDIVSYEIPTGIPLVYEMDDSFVPLQKYFLHSDTIGNTVL